Proteins co-encoded in one Halorussus salinus genomic window:
- a CDS encoding DUF357 domain-containing protein, producing the protein MPADLEEKTDRYEGLLAEALDAAEIAPPEETPMGEAAAECLEMARSYLEDGRHFRENDDLVNALASFSYGHAWLDAGARVGLFDVPREGHLFTV; encoded by the coding sequence ATGCCCGCCGACCTCGAGGAGAAGACCGACCGATACGAGGGCCTGCTCGCGGAGGCCCTCGACGCCGCCGAAATCGCGCCGCCAGAGGAGACCCCGATGGGCGAGGCCGCCGCCGAGTGTCTGGAGATGGCGCGTTCGTACCTCGAAGACGGTCGTCACTTCCGGGAGAACGACGACCTCGTGAACGCGCTCGCCTCCTTTTCCTACGGTCACGCGTGGTTGGACGCGGGTGCGCGCGTGGGCCTGTTCGACGTGCCGCGCGAGGGACACCTCTTCACCGTCTGA
- the trxB gene encoding thioredoxin-disulfide reductase: MSEHPHVEIYTKEDCPYCEKAKDLFDGKGVEYETYNVTGDDELFDEMVERANGRQTAPEVFIDDELIGGWDDTQALDESGELDEKLGIATADGGTEHHKLVISGSGIAGLTAAIYAARSNNDPLVLEGDEPGGQLTLTTDVENYPGFPEGISGPDLINNMKEQAERFGAEVKNGVIEEVDDSSRPYRVELSNGDVYTADAFIAASGASARTLGIPGEDDLMGYGVSTCATCDGAFFRDEEMIVVGGGDAAMEEANFLTKFASKVYLVHRREEFRAEDYWIDRTHEKVEEGDIEIIQNAEVREIHGSVEEGVDYVELVRNPEGYPTDKLDDPETEEFEMDVGAVFLAIGHTPNTDYLEDTGVEMDEAGYIQTEGGKGGGQTKTGVPGIFGAGDVVDYHYQQAVTAAGMGCKAALDADDYLETAELEVEEGATEAAASDD, translated from the coding sequence ATGAGCGAACACCCGCACGTCGAGATTTATACGAAGGAAGACTGTCCGTACTGCGAGAAAGCGAAGGACCTCTTCGACGGGAAGGGCGTCGAGTACGAGACGTACAACGTGACCGGCGACGACGAACTGTTCGACGAGATGGTCGAGCGCGCGAACGGTCGCCAGACCGCTCCTGAGGTATTCATCGACGACGAGTTAATCGGCGGCTGGGACGACACCCAAGCCTTGGACGAGTCGGGCGAGTTGGACGAGAAGTTGGGCATCGCCACGGCCGACGGCGGGACCGAACATCACAAGCTCGTCATCTCCGGGAGCGGTATCGCGGGCCTGACCGCGGCCATCTACGCCGCGCGGTCGAACAACGACCCCCTCGTGTTGGAGGGCGACGAACCCGGCGGTCAGTTGACGCTGACGACCGACGTGGAGAACTACCCCGGCTTCCCCGAGGGCATCAGCGGCCCGGACCTCATCAACAACATGAAAGAGCAGGCCGAGCGGTTCGGCGCGGAGGTCAAGAACGGCGTCATCGAGGAGGTAGACGATTCGTCGCGTCCGTACCGCGTCGAACTCTCGAACGGCGACGTGTACACCGCCGACGCGTTCATCGCGGCCTCCGGCGCGAGCGCCCGGACGCTGGGCATCCCCGGCGAGGACGACCTGATGGGCTACGGCGTCTCGACCTGCGCGACCTGCGACGGAGCCTTCTTCCGCGACGAGGAGATGATAGTCGTGGGCGGCGGCGACGCGGCGATGGAGGAGGCCAACTTCCTCACGAAGTTCGCCTCGAAGGTGTATCTGGTCCACCGGCGCGAGGAGTTCCGCGCCGAGGACTACTGGATAGACCGGACCCACGAGAAGGTCGAGGAGGGCGACATCGAGATAATCCAGAACGCGGAAGTCCGGGAGATTCACGGCTCGGTCGAGGAGGGCGTCGATTACGTCGAGTTGGTTCGCAACCCCGAGGGCTACCCGACCGACAAACTCGACGACCCCGAGACCGAGGAGTTCGAGATGGACGTGGGCGCGGTCTTCCTCGCTATCGGCCACACGCCGAACACCGACTACCTCGAAGACACCGGCGTCGAGATGGACGAGGCTGGGTACATCCAGACCGAGGGCGGCAAGGGCGGCGGCCAGACGAAGACCGGCGTCCCCGGCATCTTCGGCGCTGGCGACGTGGTGGACTACCACTACCAGCAGGCCGTGACCGCCGCGGGGATGGGCTGTAAGGCGGCGCTCGACGCGGACGACTACCTCGAAACCGCCGAACTCGAAGTCGAAGAAGGCGCGACCGAGGCCGCCGCGAGCGACGACTGA